In Microbacterium sp. No. 7, the genomic window CCATGCCCAGCGCCGTCCGCCTGATCCGCGCATCCACGCTCTCCGACGTTGCCGAGTACGCCTACGCCGCGACAGCGCCCAAGGATGCGCGGTTGATCTTCCTGGCAGGCTCCTGCCCTCTGGATGAGGACGGCGCGACTGTCGCCGTCGGCGACTACGCCGGCCAGGCGGCCGCGTGCATCGAGACGATGAAGCGCGCGCTGGCGGCGGCCGGTGCGACGATCGACGATGTGATCAGCACGCGCGTGCTGGTCGCGTCAGCGCGGCAGGCCGACCTTGTGACGGCGTGGGAGGTCGTGCGCGACGCGTTCGGCGAGCACGACGTACCCAGCACACTCTTG contains:
- a CDS encoding RidA family protein: MPSAVRLIRASTLSDVAEYAYAATAPKDARLIFLAGSCPLDEDGATVAVGDYAGQAAACIETMKRALAAAGATIDDVISTRVLVASARQADLVTAWEVVRDAFGEHDVPSTLLGVTVLGYDEQLVEIEAIAAVTD